ATCTGTCCCTATCCAAATGGCCTGTGCTACCTCGAACTTGCCTGCCATGGAAGTCGTTTCTATCTACTTCTCCTCAATCCTGTAATGAAGTAGACGGAGAACAGCGGCATGCTGCTAAACAGACAGTATTGACTGCGAGAGATTCGGAGCAGATTGACTTGAGGAATAGTTTTGCTGCACTGGTGCCTGATCTACCTGTACCTTCATCGCTGGGACGGCAGCTGACTCCAACTACACTGACTCCGGCAGCGTCTTCGTTGTCGAGTTTGGcccctctctctggatctgacaGCGCGCTGCCTGCTATGGGAGGTCTGGACCTATCGCCGGGAGCAGCGAGTTTACGCTATCCTGCTTCTCGTGGGCCGGTGAAAGGTTCAACAAATTGTGTAAGGGGTAGGAATAGGAGGATTTCTCCATTCCTTTCTCTGGCCGTTGTATTGGGCAGCTCAACGGTGAGAAATGTCTCAGATCCTGGAGCAAAAATGTTGTGCTATCCAGGAGCATGAGTACAGGACggttagcccatcagaagcttctaaagccatgacataattttctggaattttccaagctgtttaaaggcaccgtcaacttaatgtatgtaaacttctgacccactggaattgtggtacagtgaattaattataagtgaaataatctgtctgtaaacaattttacttgtgtcatgcacgaagtagatgtcctaaccgacttgccaaaactatagtttgttaacaagaaatttgtggagtggttgaaaaactagttttaatgactccaacctaagtgtatggaatcttcccacttcaactgtaaataacaaaaggaatggcaaataagtctggctgcagtaccgattggcaaatgtactgcaaattgagaaatcatgtcaCTAAACTGAATTAAAAGAAGAAACTACGCTATGAAACAAAGACAAATTACATAAAGAATGATGATAAAAAGATCTGGAGCACCTTAAAATTTTGGCTAAATGCTAATTTATCTTCTATCAttaaatcagatggctcattcttcacaaaacccactgatattgccaactactttataGATTTTGTttccattggcaagattagcaaatgtaGGCATGACATGCATAAGTATAACTGATCAAATTTATgaaatttgaattttgtaaaTTGTGAGTGTGAAAGAAGTGGAAAGAATTGTCTataacaatgacaagccactggggtctgacaacttggatggaaagtTACTGACGGTATTGCCACTCcaatttgccatatcttcaatttaagcctgattgaaagtgtgtgccctcaggcctggagggaagcaaaagttttTCCACTAagcaagaatagtaaagccccctttgctggctgaaatagccgaccaatcagcctgttacgaACCCTTAGTAATCTTCTGGAAAAAATAGtgtgaccaaatacaatgcttttttacagtaaacaaatgtCCTTCCCtatcagcacgcttatagggaaggacattcaagcACAGCACTTAGACAAATGACTGAAGATTGGCTGAgtgaaattgatgataaaaagattatGGGAGCTGTTTTTTTAGACTGCGCTGTGGCTTTTTatattatcgatcatagtctgccaATGGAAAAACGtagatgttatggctttacaccccatcctatattgtggataaagagttacctgtctaacagaacacagagggtgttctttaatgggaGCCTCTTCAACATAATTCAGGTATAATTacgaattccccagggcagctgtctaggccacatactttttaaaatctttacttATTACATGCCCCtggccttgagtaaagccagtgtggcTGTgcatgcggatgactcaacactatacacgtcactACAGTgagtgaaatgactgcaacactcaacaaactgctgcagttagtttcagaatgggtggcaaggaataagttagtcctaaatatttccaaaactaaaagcattatagttgggacaaatcattcactaaaccataaacctcaactaaatattgtactaaataatgtggaaattgagcaagttgaggtgaaaAAACTGCTTTGATTTACCCTGGATTgttaactgtcatggtcaaaacatgttgatacaacagtagctaagatgggataaatctgtccataataaagcgcactctgcctttttaacaacactatcaacaaggcaggtcctacaggctctagttttgtcgcacctggactactgttcagtcgtgtggtcaggtgccacaaggAGGGACCTCAGAAAATTACAAtttgctcagaacagggcagcatggctggccattaaatgtacacagagaggtaacattaatgatatgcatgtaaatctctcattgctcaaagtggaggagatactaaatcattacttgtttttgtaagaagtgttgacatgctgaatgcaccgaggtgtctgtttaaattACTAGCAcacggacacccatgcataccccacaagccatgccaccaaaggtctcttcacaatccccaggTACAGACATACACAAGATAAGACATGAACTCTACACACACGTGGATGTTGTATTGTACGTTTGTGGTGGTGACCTGAGGGAACACACAATGTGTTGGGTaaggtgttatgaaatgtaatgtcatgtagtaTTTAAACTGTATGTAACTGTCTTATGTTGCTGCACCCCAGGAAGAGtacctgctgccttggcagctaatggggatccataataaatacaaatacagaaaCAATATTTACCTCCATTTATAAATGCACTTACAAATGCTTATAAGTTGAACCCTTCCGTATCATCATGGAACCTTATTTTCAGTAGCTGAATAGTTAATGTCTCCCTTTTTAGGTGTGATGGATTGTTGCTCTGACCCAGGAACTGAAGAGGTTGGTTTTCATGATGTGTCTTGACTGACTTTTGAAACCCTGATGCCCTGGCCAAATTTACATCAAGGACATTACTCAATCAACATCACATCTCTGATAGTCCAAGTATGGTGAATGTTCTGGTGTGAAATGGTAACTAATACCTTTGGTTGGGGAAACAATGGAGGAGATATCCTCTCACAACGTTGAAAGTTTTGGTCTTCATACCCACCATTCATTGACTGAACATGTTTAATAAAGTGTTGAATCTTCTCACATGTATATAGTAATGAGTACCAAATACTGCCTATGAGTACTGTATGTCTAAGCTCTGAGTGTACCTTCTTTTAAAGTGACAGACCTACAAACATAACGGAGTTACCAAATGTATATACACTATCGGTCAAAAATGttacacatactcattcaagggttattctttatttgaACTacgttctacattgtagaataattgtgaagacatcaaaactgaaataacacacaaaatcatgtagtatttttttaaatcaaaataggTTTTATATTTCAAATTCTttaaagtagctaccctttgccttgatgacagctttgcacactcttggtattctctcaaccagcttcacctggaatgcttttccaacagtcttgaatgagttcccacatatgctgagcacttgttggctgcctttccttcactctgctgtccgactcatcccaaaccatctcaatttggttgaggtcggaggattgtggaggccaggtatctgatgcaacactccatcactctccttcttggtaaaatagcccttacacagcctagaggtgtgttgggtcattatcctgttgaaaaacaaatgatagtcccattaagcccaaaccagatgggatggtgtgtcgctgcagaatgctgtggtagccatgctggttaagtgtgccttgaattctaaataaatcacacagtgtcaccagcaaagcacccccacaccataacacctcctccatgctttatggtcggaaatacacatgcggagatcatccgttcgcccacaccgcgtctcacaaagacatagcgGTTGGAATCAaatatctccaatttggactccagaccaaaggacacatttccaccggtctaatgtccattgcctgtgtttcttggcccaagcaagtctcttcttattggtgtccttcagtagtggtttctttgcagcaattcgaccatggaagcctgattcacacagtctcctctgaacagttgatgttgagatgtgtctgttacttgaactttgtgaagcatttatgtggcctgcaatttctgaggctggtaactaatgaacttatcctctgcagcagagttaactctgcgtcttccattcctgtggcggtcctcatgtgagccagtttcatcatagtgcttgatggtttttgcgactgcacttgaagaaactttcaaagttcttgacattttccagattgactgaccttcatgtcttaaagtaatgatggactgtcgtttctctttgcttatttgagttgttcttgccataataaggactttgtcttttaccaaatagggctatcttctgtataccaccccataccttgtcacaacacaactgattggctcaaacgcataaagaaggaaagacattccacaaattaacttttaaggcacacctgttaattgaaatgcattccagtgaAATATCTATCTGTGGTTAATATTTCCTAGCTAGCCTGGTAGGACAGAGGTGCTAGCAAACGTTAACTAGCTGAGCAGCATGCTAAATTATACAGCAGAACTTCTGTATTCAAAAGTGAAACAAATTACATAGAGAATGTCTCCTGTGTGAAAATGTGTATCTTGTGAACATTTATTTTGCGCAATCTCTTCTCTCTGGCCTTTGCACACTTCTCATAACCTCGTCCATCATGATTCTTCATGACGCACTGTCACATGGTGTCAGTGTCAACAACATTCTGGGCACGTTCCAGGTCGTCTTTATTTCAAGCGTGTTTCACAGGGAATTTTTCAGAAATCCGCAAACCACACCAATAATATGACTTGAGATCTTGAGATAAAGTTCATTCCTGGAATTAATAAGTGTACCAATGTATCATCAGGGTTTCAGATGTACCAGGGTTTCGGACCAACCATTTCTGTTCCTGGAACAGCAACAATGCATCACACCCAAAAGTGAGAAAATAACTATTGTTTAACAGTGCAACCATTGGAAAAAAGTTTGTATGATACAGTACATAAGCGTTCAATATTGTACGCATTTGTAAGTGTATTTATAGATGGTTAATAGTTGGAGGGAAATAGTGGCTCACTATTAGGCAAGCACTGACTGGCTATCACACTGTTTTGACCAATTTGTTATAACCCATTTATTAATGGCTTATAATGCATTTACAAATGATTAATTAACAACAATTACAAACCCTTTACCCTTTACAAATGGAACCttattgtaaagtgttacccTTTCTTGTTTATGTGCAATCAAGATTGTTATTAGCTCATTGTGAAGCTATGGGGATCTCCGGTTGTGACCACTGTTAGAAATCTGGCGCTGACACGCAATAAAACTTTACAATTGCCCCACCATGTTTAAAACTATCTTGTCTGTGTTGTATCCATAGCTACAAATGAATCTAAAAGGAGTTACATTTCCTCAGCTCTATTAATTTACAGTGGCAGGGTCAGGCTGTTGAAATTACAGATTTTAATATATCAAAATCCTTTTACCTCTCTAGCCTATGTTTGGAGGGGTGtcaattcattaaaaaaatacatattattGTTAATCAGTCCACTACTAACATCACATCTGCAGATAATCATTAGATTATCACTGCAGTACAAATCATACATTAATGCTGGCTAGATAATCAGAAGCTGACTTTCAAAATCAAGTTTTCATGCCCTTCATCATTCTTTAATTGCAAGAATATCCTTTTCAATATAGTCTTCAGACAATAATTCTAGCAGTATCGGATAATACCAACTTATCCTCCATAACCTATGAGTTATCCTTGCCATATTATAAGAAATAACAGGCACATCCAGCTGTTTCTTTAATCACAGACGAGTAGTCATTTGTGTGCAGTGCCCTGTGTGTCTGGCTCCTAGTTGGCACATAGACGCAGTATGCACACTATGTACTCAGCATGCCAAGTTGGgacaggcactgcattgcagcGCTGTGCATTTGCCCAAGTCTTGGCACACAGGCTGTCTGATCACACAGTGTAGATCATCTACTGTAAAGAACATAAGTCGACAGTATTATACCATAGCTTGCGTAACAACCCGTATGCCGGAACTCTTTATCTGTCTTCTGTATTTTAGACGGTCTCAGTAACAATCAATCTTCCGTCTTATTAATCTCTGAAACAGATGAGGTATGTAATACATGTCTCCATTTCCCAGCTCTATAGTACACAGTCACCCTCTGCAGGGCAGTTATCCGCATTAGCTCTCTCTATGTCCTTAAATGACTCCTCCTCTCCGTCTCACaccctcccttcctctgtctgtgtctatagCCTACCCCCCTTTCCCTGTGACACATACGCTAGACGTTGCATTGATTGTGCATAGAGAACCTCACCCTCTTCTACCACCTCAGTCTCGAATGGAGAAGGAGAGAATTGGAGTGCTTCTGTTCTTTCTGGTGGGCAACCTTATCTTTTATCTGAATTTATGTTGCTTAGAGAGGACTGTGCAGTACAGGTTAGAAACTGTTTGTAATAGGAGGATGAGTGTTGGCTGACTTTCTGTGCAGGTAACAGTTAGTACAGTCTATTGAATACCTGAAAGCATATGCAGAGCAGTTCAAAACTTGTATCTCATTCCTCTGTATTAACAAACATGAATATAAGTTCTGGAAAATAAATGTTAGCTTACTGACATTCTTTGTTGGAAATAGTTGCAAAGATACTGTGAACTCTTACTCTTTTAAATAGCATATTAATATGCATGTTGTATTGTCTGAATGTGGATAActtctttctccatctcctctttctATCTGTCTTTGTCGGCAGATGCCCTTTCAGCCGGTCCTGTCTCCAGTGAAGACCTGCTCTCATCATAATGTCCCAGCTCCTGCATGTGGAGATCCCCAACTTTGGCAGCTCTGTGCTGGAGAGTCTGAATGAGCAGCGCCTGCAGGGCCAGTACTGTGATGTGGCCGTCATGGTCAACGGCCAGTCCTTTAAGGCCCACCGCGCCGTGCTGGCCGCCAGCAGCCTCTACTTCAGAGACCTGTTCAGCGGCAGCTCTCAGGGCATGTTTGAACTACCCTCCTCGGTCACCCCGTCCTGCTTCCAGCAGATCCTCTCCTTCTGCTACACAGGCAGGCTGACCATGGCCGCCAGCGAACAGCTCGTGCTCATGTACACGGCCGGCTACCTCCAGATCCAGAACATTGTGGAGCGCAGGATGAATCTCATGCTAAAGGCCAACTCTCCACACTGTGATTCCCAGACGGCCACCACTGAGGATCTGGGCTTCGAACCGTCAAGCCCCAACTACAGCCATCCGGCCCTGTTGCCAGGCGACACACTAATGGCCACTTGTAGGATTAAGCAGGAAAGATGTGAGTCCCCAATGAATGAGGAGCACACAGCAAAGGGCCTCAAGGGCTACGCCACAAGGAGCAGTGCGCAATGTTACATGAGGGCAGGAGGGAGTGGTATTGTACCCGGAGTACAGTCGTACCCTATGGCCTCTGGGGAGCGCTCTAGCCCAGGGGCCTCCAGCCTCCCAGCCACTGACAGCCCCACTTCCCACCCCAACGAGGAGGAGTTTGAAGAGGAGTTCTATGGCAGCAGCAATACAAACGGGGTTTATGGGCAGAATTATGGGCACCCAACCAACTCCTACAGCAGTAAATGATCCATCCTCTGTGTTACTTTTTAGAAGCACCAGTATTTCTCATTTAAACACAACTTCAGCTTTAGAATACACTGTCTGGTATTGAAATTCTGCCTCCACTTGTTCCCCCAGTGCAGGATAAGTTGGACGTGTTGTCCCTACCTCTGGCCACTGAGAGGCGCTGTGTGCTGATCGGCAGGGACACGATGGCGCTG
This region of Salmo trutta chromosome 29, fSalTru1.1, whole genome shotgun sequence genomic DNA includes:
- the nacc2l gene encoding nucleus accumbens-associated protein 2, with the translated sequence MSQLLHVEIPNFGSSVLESLNEQRLQGQYCDVAVMVNGQSFKAHRAVLAASSLYFRDLFSGSSQGMFELPSSVTPSCFQQILSFCYTGRLTMAASEQLVLMYTAGYLQIQNIVERRMNLMLKANSPHCDSQTATTEDLGFEPSSPNYSHPALLPGDTLMATCRIKQERCESPMNEEHTAKGLKGYATRSSAQCYMRAGGSGIVPGVQSYPMASGERSSPGASSLPATDSPTSHPNEEEFEEEFYGSSNTNGVYGQNYGHPTNSYSMQDKLDVLSLPLATERRCVLIGRDTMALPPSLISQIGYRCHPTLYTEGDPGEKVELVGGSGVYMTRGQLMNCHLCAGIKHKVLLRRLLATFFDRNTLANSCGTGIRSSTNDPSRKPLDNRVLNTVKLYCQNFAPNFKESEMNVIAADMCTNARRVRKRWLPKIQSMLPETKESSRSSCKGQSRACASSQTSVLSSALPFEMDFRHLTSSYLTLEQQLYAESRKETLLPHLQFVGTTRSEEGAAAAELAESETEPGPERGGRGAQAGQGTERLSECLERAAEVPSLSTQGKAGVGGSPSSKHTGQQEKLLGDDQ